The genomic DNA ATGTACCATAAAGGAAAATCTTAAAGTACTCTTATGTGATCGTTTCATAACTCTCATAAAATTACTCAACCTTTAATCGGGTCATAACTCCCAATAAATTTTGTACGATCAGGGATACAATTCGAAAAATCTAAATCACTTTTCAATTGTGAGGGGCATAAAACAATATTCTGAAGATATCTCTCACAAAAGATCTATAAGtataaacacacacacacaaaaaaaaaatgttggaatCAAACTACTTTGGGGTCCAAAAAAGCAAAATTGTAATAAGCAATGTTGGGATCCAAATGGGCTCACTAAATTCCCGCCAAACGTCATTGCTTGATTGTCTCTCAATTTCACAATGccctaacaaaacaaaaaaaaactcttcaCATTCCACTGCTCTGTTCTTCTTCTGGACAAGAAGCAAGGTTTTGGTACCATCTTCGTCATTATTTACCAAAGGTATGATCTAAACCATTGTTTCTTCTATTCTTCTCAAATTATTGGTTAGGGTATGGCCCCTTTGTCGTAAGTCTTTTGCAAAGGGAAAGCTGCATGTGTTACTATTGGCCAAGTAATGTTATAACGCCCTGTTTATTTCGtgaaaacattttctattttcataaaTATAACTTCATTTTAACTTGTGAATAAGAAGATCCGAGACTCTTACGATGGAGAGAAGATGACATGATAGTTAGGGGTgatgcatttaaaaaaaataatgaaaacaattttttggcattttcattgttttaatATACACGAAAGGGTGcgtgtatgtttggttttgctgtgatatgaattgattttgattgaattaaatttataaaatttattttgattaaaagtgatttgTGTTTTAATACAATATATTCATGTAACAATGAGTTGAACTataaatttgtgtgtaaaaaatcaattctataatCAAAAGCTATAAATCCtagcttcaagtagaatcaattctatttgaaagcaaccaaacatgtcagAATCAATTGTACAACTCCACAATCAATTTTAACCCCTGTagaagtggaaccaaacatacatgttttttttaactcCCTGTTATAACTGCTGCTGGAGTTTTGTATGTTATCCTTTTTAACATGGAAAAATACTAACCGTGAGTTTAATAGACGAGCACCGCATTCATTTTACATGTCTATTtagtttaaaattatatgttgatAGAAAAACAATTATGTGAGTTGGGTCTCGGGGCCTCAAGAGGGTCATGTAGTTTCAGATACCCACAAATGCGGTTTTTGCGTCGACAACAAGATTCGAACTTCGGTCCTTGTGAGATTTGAGCTGAATCCTTACTAACTAGACTGACCTATGTTTGCGACTAGCACTACTAAAATGTCTATTACTCTGCCACTGAATATTATAGTTGTgttatgaaatgaaaattgaatgCACATGTTATTATAAAATGCACATATTTTGTAAACAAACTCATTTTGGATTGTTGTTTCTATTTGCAACATGATAGTGGATTCCGAAAGTGTGAGAAGAATGTTTACTGATGCGGAACATGATTTTGAGGAGAATGTAGGTGTTGTGGACAAGACAAATGAAGAAGATAGTGACTTTTATAATTATCATTCTGAAGAGCTTAAGACACCAATAAGCTCCtcggatgatgaagaagaagaaggaagcaAGAAACCTGTGTACCCTAAATTCGATGAATCGGCAAAGTTTGGTTATGTAAGTCTTGAGCTTGGGATGTTGTTCACTAACCTATCAATTTTTAAGACAGCTGTGAAGGATTACAATATCCATTTAAGAAGGGAGATCAAATGGGTCAAGAATGACAAGAATAGAGCTAGGGCAAAATGCAAGCAACAAGAATGCTGCAAGTGGGAGATCTTTTGTAGCTGGAGTGAGTTCTATCAAAGTTTTCAAATCAAGACTTTTGTTTCGAAACACACTTGCTGTAAAGAAGggtttaaaaataaacaagctAACAGGAAATGGGTTGTTAACAAACTTGAGGACAAGATGAGAACCGAACCTAGCCTTAGTCGCTGTGAAGCACATGACTATCTAAAGCGCGAGTTTGGGGTGGATGTAGCTGATTCGAAGATTTCTAGAGCTATGAAACGGGCTAGGGAATTGGTTGAAGCATGTGAAGACGTGCTACAACCTGCTCCACTTTCAATGATACTGGCTAGTGAATCGGTTGAAGCGAGTGAAGACGTGCCGCTATCTGATCCACCTGCAAATGTTAGTATGCTTATATGTCTATACTTTCTGCTTTAATAGTCTACATTTGTTTTTATGATAAAACATTGATTGATACAGTTTCTTACCTCCTGTTCATACTGTTCTACTCTAAAAATACACAGCAACTGCCAAAAGCTATCAAAAGGAGCATTGTGAAAAACTGTTTTCTGGTATCTgtatgatgaaaaaaaattgttcctttGTATCTAACACAATGAGAATTGTGTATATGGCACTGTCCATAAGTTTAGCACTTCTTTTTATAGtttctattttatgtgttttaatGCTACTTTATTGGCTCCAAATGCAGACTTTGAATTAGATTTAGGAGGATTTTGGTTTAATGGTATTTTTCTTTACGTGGTTTATAGTTTTGATTATGACGTCTTATCTGTAGGGACTGGCTTCCGCGAGTGTTGGGGATAATGTAGCTGCAACTCCCTCGGATAAATAGAACCTGCAAGGCTGTGACAACATTGGTTAAGGGTTTGAGATTCTATTTTCTGAAATTAAGGGTGTAAGTGCACACAATAGGAGCAactttttggattttattttctgatttttattgTGTGAATGCACATAGTAGGTGCCAactttttgagattttatttccAAATACTCACAATGTAAATGCGGTGCAAATTTTTTGGATTCTAAAATGGTTGTCCTATGAATCAATACAATCTTGGTATGGTAGATTCTATTGGAA from Medicago truncatula cultivar Jemalong A17 chromosome 8, MtrunA17r5.0-ANR, whole genome shotgun sequence includes the following:
- the LOC112417534 gene encoding uncharacterized protein, coding for MLESNYFGVQKSKIVISNVGIQMGSLNSRQTSLLDCLSISQCPNKTKKNSSHSTALFFFWTRSKVLVPSSSLFTKVDSESVRRMFTDAEHDFEENVGVVDKTNEEDSDFYNYHSEELKTPISSSDDEEEEGSKKPVYPKFDESAKFGYVSLELGMLFTNLSIFKTAVKDYNIHLRREIKWVKNDKNRARAKCKQQECCKWEIFCSWSEFYQSFQIKTFVSKHTCCKEGFKNKQANRKWVVNKLEDKMRTEPSLSRCEAHDYLKREFGVDVADSKISRAMKRARELVEACEDVLQPAPLSMILASESVEASEDVPLSDPPANGLASASVGDNVAATPSDK